A region from the Pseudomonas cucumis genome encodes:
- a CDS encoding PAS domain-containing protein, whose amino-acid sequence MINASLLQMVIDASNDGIVIAEKEGEQDNILIYVNPAFERLTGYSSEEILYQDCRFLQAGDRDQASLALIRQALGSGGSCREILRNYRKDGTPFWNELSLSTVKNPHDGQTYFVGVQKDVTVQVKAQQRVAQLEAQLAEAQAEIVALKTTNGSNQTAN is encoded by the coding sequence ATGATCAATGCCTCTCTACTGCAAATGGTGATCGACGCTTCCAACGACGGCATCGTGATTGCCGAAAAGGAAGGCGAGCAAGACAACATCCTGATTTACGTTAACCCGGCATTCGAACGCCTGACCGGTTATAGCAGCGAAGAAATCCTTTACCAGGATTGCCGTTTTTTGCAGGCAGGAGACCGGGATCAGGCATCCCTCGCCTTGATTCGGCAGGCGTTGGGCAGTGGTGGCTCCTGCCGGGAAATCCTCAGGAATTACCGCAAGGACGGCACCCCGTTCTGGAACGAACTGTCGCTTTCCACGGTAAAAAACCCGCACGACGGGCAGACCTATTTCGTCGGGGTGCAGAAAGACGTCACGGTTCAGGTCAAGGCGCAGCAGCGAGTCGCGCAGCTGGAAGCGCAATTGGCCGAGGCACAGGCAGAAATAGTCGCACTCAAAACGACGAACGGCTCAAACCAAACAGCGAATTAG
- a CDS encoding antibiotic biosynthesis monooxygenase — translation MSTSPVTLMVARRVANGRYQDLMAWLREGEQLATDFPGYLGSGVLAPPPDDDEFQIIFRFADEQTMHAWEHSASRTAWLGRGSDLFANPSEHRVSGIDGWFGAVGQRPPRWKQAVAIWLAFFPVSLLFNFVLGPLLAETGLLTRVLVSTLCLTPLMVYFFIPLSTRLLAGWLHTPSARPMPAASTTQNQ, via the coding sequence ATGTCTACCTCACCCGTCACGCTGATGGTTGCGCGCCGCGTCGCCAATGGGCGTTATCAGGACCTCATGGCCTGGTTGCGCGAAGGCGAACAACTGGCCACCGACTTCCCCGGTTACCTCGGCTCTGGCGTGCTCGCTCCGCCGCCCGACGATGACGAATTCCAGATTATCTTTCGCTTCGCCGACGAGCAGACCATGCACGCCTGGGAGCATTCCGCATCGCGCACTGCCTGGCTGGGACGCGGCAGTGATCTGTTTGCCAACCCGTCAGAACATCGGGTCAGCGGCATCGATGGCTGGTTCGGTGCGGTCGGTCAACGTCCACCACGCTGGAAACAGGCTGTAGCCATCTGGCTGGCGTTCTTTCCGGTGTCCCTGTTGTTCAACTTTGTATTGGGGCCTCTACTGGCTGAGACTGGTTTGCTGACCCGCGTGTTGGTCAGCACCCTGTGCCTGACGCCATTGATGGTGTATTTCTTTATTCCGCTATCCACTCGTCTGCTGGCCGGGTGGCTGCACACCCCATCGGCGCGTCCGATGCCCGCAGCATCCACCACCCAAAATCAATAA
- a CDS encoding MerR family transcriptional regulator — protein MPVVTGVAPGLPSITSLIREELFPIREVARLTGVNPVTLRAWERRYGLIQPTRTKSGHRLYSMTDIERVRSILGWIERGVAVSKVGKILAKTEPLKVLAQVIPNELVQADYGQWQQQVKAAVSAFDEAQLELVYGQIFSSYPLTVVFQDILIPIWKLLLQRHEAFGQTSEWLFLDGFLRARVLQRLLLVRVMQPRRVIVCALADQCRELDVLVTALYLSSVDSAIQLLAIGQPFDELILICEKIKPKALVLVSSHAPASELPRRLNRLAMSVDCQVLLAGDASDLAQESLGGSSIGCLGNEGLLMRQRLKQFLAGNLDT, from the coding sequence ATGCCTGTGGTGACCGGCGTTGCACCTGGCTTGCCCTCCATCACCTCTCTGATTCGAGAAGAGCTTTTTCCGATTCGCGAGGTCGCGCGTCTGACAGGGGTCAACCCGGTCACGCTACGCGCATGGGAGCGGCGGTACGGGCTGATACAGCCCACGCGCACCAAAAGTGGTCACCGTTTGTATTCGATGACCGATATCGAACGTGTTCGCAGCATCCTCGGCTGGATAGAACGCGGTGTCGCGGTCAGCAAGGTCGGCAAGATACTGGCCAAAACCGAACCGCTCAAGGTGCTGGCGCAGGTCATTCCCAACGAACTCGTTCAAGCCGACTACGGCCAATGGCAGCAGCAGGTCAAGGCAGCAGTGAGTGCTTTTGACGAAGCTCAACTGGAGCTCGTCTACGGTCAGATTTTTTCCAGTTACCCGCTGACCGTGGTGTTTCAGGACATTCTGATTCCGATCTGGAAGTTATTGCTACAACGCCACGAAGCATTCGGTCAGACGAGCGAGTGGCTTTTTCTGGATGGTTTTCTACGTGCTCGAGTGTTGCAACGCTTGCTGCTGGTGCGAGTCATGCAACCGCGACGAGTGATTGTCTGCGCCTTGGCCGATCAATGTCGTGAGCTCGATGTTCTGGTCACGGCGCTGTATCTGAGCAGTGTCGATTCGGCTATTCAGTTGTTGGCGATTGGTCAGCCTTTCGACGAGTTGATTCTGATCTGTGAGAAGATCAAACCCAAGGCATTGGTGCTGGTTTCTAGTCACGCACCGGCCAGCGAACTGCCTCGACGTTTAAATCGTCTGGCCATGAGTGTGGATTGTCAGGTGTTATTGGCAGGAGACGCGTCGGATCTGGCGCAGGAGAGCCTGGGTGGATCGTCGATTGGTTGCCTGGGAAACGAGGGGTTATTGATGCGCCAGCGTCTGAAACAATTCCTGGCAGGAAACCTGGATACCTGA
- the folM gene encoding dihydromonapterin reductase — MTSSAAPILITGAGQRVGLHCAQRLLEDGHSVIFSYRSERPGVQALRDLGASAVFADFSSEAGILAFIGELKNHTDSLRAIIHNASEWLAETPGTEAAAFTRMFSVHMLAPYLINLHCADLLKRSIPADIVHISDDVTRRGSSKHIGYCASKAGLDSLTLSFAAKYAPDIKVNGIAPALLLFNPDDDAAYRARVLAKSALGIEPGSEVIYQSLRYLLDNPYVTGTTLTVNGGRHVK; from the coding sequence ATGACCTCTTCCGCAGCCCCAATCCTCATCACCGGTGCCGGCCAGCGTGTCGGCCTGCACTGTGCGCAGCGTTTGCTCGAAGACGGCCATTCGGTCATTTTCAGCTACCGCAGCGAACGGCCTGGTGTGCAAGCCCTGCGCGATCTGGGGGCGAGCGCGGTGTTTGCGGATTTTTCCAGCGAGGCCGGAATCCTCGCGTTCATCGGCGAACTGAAAAACCACACCGACAGTTTGCGGGCGATTATCCATAACGCCTCCGAATGGCTGGCCGAAACCCCGGGCACCGAAGCCGCAGCCTTCACCCGCATGTTCAGCGTGCACATGCTGGCGCCTTACCTGATCAACCTGCACTGTGCCGACTTGCTCAAACGCTCGATCCCCGCCGACATCGTGCACATCAGCGATGACGTGACTCGCCGGGGCAGCAGCAAGCACATCGGCTACTGCGCCAGCAAAGCCGGGCTCGACAGCCTGACCCTGTCCTTTGCCGCGAAATACGCGCCCGACATCAAGGTCAACGGTATCGCCCCAGCCCTGCTACTGTTCAATCCCGACGACGACGCAGCGTACCGCGCCAGGGTTCTGGCCAAATCGGCACTGGGCATCGAACCCGGCAGCGAAGTGATCTACCAGAGCCTGCGCTATTTGCTCGACAACCCTTATGTCACCGGCACGACCCTGACCGTCAACGGCGGACGGCACGTCAAATAA
- the folE gene encoding GTP cyclohydrolase I FolE has translation MTLFLPQNTLSQNYREILIGLGENPDREGLQDTPVRAAKAMQYLCHGYEQSVEEIVNDALFASDNDEMIIVDNIELYSLCEHHMLPFIGKAHVAYIPTGKVLGLSKIARLVDMFARRLQIQENLTRQIADAVQQVTDAAGVAVVIEAQHMCMMMRGVEKQNSTMNTSVMLGAFRESSNTRQEFLQLIGRSK, from the coding sequence ATGACGTTATTCCTGCCCCAGAACACCCTGTCCCAGAACTATCGCGAGATCCTGATCGGCCTCGGTGAGAACCCCGACCGCGAAGGACTCCAAGACACTCCGGTTCGCGCCGCCAAGGCAATGCAATACCTGTGTCATGGTTACGAACAAAGTGTCGAAGAAATCGTCAACGACGCGCTGTTTGCCTCAGACAACGATGAAATGATCATCGTCGACAACATCGAGCTGTACTCGCTCTGTGAACATCACATGCTGCCCTTCATCGGCAAGGCTCATGTGGCTTATATTCCAACGGGCAAGGTGCTGGGCCTGTCGAAAATTGCGCGGCTTGTGGATATGTTCGCCCGCCGACTGCAAATCCAGGAAAACCTCACCCGGCAAATCGCCGACGCTGTGCAGCAAGTGACCGATGCCGCCGGTGTCGCGGTGGTCATCGAAGCCCAGCACATGTGCATGATGATGCGCGGCGTCGAAAAACAGAATTCGACCATGAACACCTCGGTGATGCTCGGCGCCTTCCGCGAGTCGAGCAACACCCGCCAGGAGTTCCTGCAATTGATTGGACGGAGCAAGTAG
- the folX gene encoding dihydroneopterin triphosphate 2'-epimerase encodes MPQLQPGMARIRVKDLCLRTFIGINEDEILNKQDVLINLTILYAAQDAVRDNDIDHALNYRTITKAIIAHVEGNRFALLERLTQELLDLIMVNESVLYAEVEVDKPHALRFAESVSITLAASR; translated from the coding sequence ATGCCACAACTTCAACCAGGAATGGCACGCATCCGGGTCAAGGACCTGTGTTTGCGAACTTTCATCGGGATCAACGAGGACGAAATCCTCAACAAGCAGGATGTGCTGATCAACCTGACCATCCTGTACGCCGCCCAGGATGCAGTGCGTGACAACGATATCGATCACGCGTTGAATTACCGCACCATCACCAAGGCGATCATCGCCCACGTGGAAGGTAATCGCTTTGCCCTGCTCGAGCGCCTGACTCAGGAGTTGCTGGACCTGATCATGGTCAACGAGTCGGTGCTGTACGCCGAAGTCGAAGTCGACAAGCCCCATGCCTTGCGCTTCGCCGAGTCGGTATCGATTACCCTGGCCGCGAGCCGCTGA
- a CDS encoding flavodoxin, whose product MKVAILSGSVYGTAEEVARHAASILNAAGFETWHNPRATLADVQAFGPEAFLAVTSTTGMGELPDNLQPLYFAIRDQLPAAWRGLPGAVIGLGDSSYGDTFCGGGEQMRELFGELGVREVLPMLRLDASETVTPETDAEPWLADLVSVLRD is encoded by the coding sequence ATGAAAGTCGCCATCCTTTCCGGCTCGGTGTACGGCACGGCTGAAGAAGTCGCCCGCCACGCTGCAAGCATTTTGAACGCCGCCGGTTTTGAAACCTGGCACAACCCCCGCGCGACACTCGCCGATGTTCAGGCGTTTGGCCCCGAAGCATTTCTGGCGGTGACCTCGACCACCGGCATGGGCGAGTTGCCGGACAATCTGCAGCCGTTGTATTTCGCCATCCGCGATCAATTGCCCGCCGCCTGGCGTGGCTTGCCGGGCGCGGTGATCGGTTTGGGCGACTCCAGTTATGGCGATACGTTCTGCGGCGGCGGTGAGCAAATGCGTGAATTGTTTGGCGAACTGGGCGTGCGCGAAGTCCTGCCGATGCTGCGACTGGACGCCAGCGAAACCGTGACGCCGGAAACCGACGCCGAACCTTGGCTGGCGGACTTGGTCAGCGTACTGCGGGACTGA
- a CDS encoding class II aldolase/adducin family protein translates to MSVAPVQSPHSIKDKVSAAEWQARVDLAACYRLVALHGWDDLIFTHISAKVPGTEDFLINPFGLMFHEMTASSLVKVDQAGNKLMDSPYEINPAGYTIHSAVHEVRHDVACVLHTHTAAGVAVSAQKQGILPISQQSLFVLSSLAYHAYEGVALNHEEKARLQADLGENNFLMLHNHGLLTCGGTIADTFLMMFTFQRACEIQVLAQNGGAELIAIEPQILAGAKAMIAGVTKSAQGMGGALAWPALLRKLDKQDPGYKL, encoded by the coding sequence GTGAGCGTAGCCCCCGTCCAATCGCCACACAGCATCAAAGACAAAGTCAGTGCCGCCGAATGGCAGGCCCGCGTCGATCTGGCTGCCTGTTATCGTCTGGTCGCCCTGCATGGCTGGGATGACCTGATCTTCACGCATATTTCCGCCAAGGTGCCGGGCACTGAAGACTTCCTGATCAACCCCTTCGGGCTGATGTTCCATGAAATGACTGCATCGAGCCTGGTCAAGGTCGATCAGGCCGGCAACAAGTTGATGGACAGTCCTTACGAGATCAACCCGGCGGGTTACACCATCCACAGCGCCGTGCATGAAGTCCGTCATGACGTCGCATGTGTGCTGCACACCCATACGGCAGCAGGGGTGGCGGTCTCGGCGCAGAAGCAGGGCATCTTGCCGATCAGCCAGCAGTCCTTGTTTGTTCTGTCCAGCCTGGCCTATCACGCCTACGAAGGCGTTGCGCTGAACCATGAAGAGAAGGCGCGGCTGCAAGCCGACCTTGGGGAAAACAATTTCCTGATGCTGCACAACCACGGTCTGCTGACCTGTGGCGGCACCATCGCCGACACGTTCCTGATGATGTTTACCTTTCAGCGCGCCTGCGAGATTCAGGTGCTGGCGCAGAACGGTGGTGCGGAGCTGATCGCCATCGAACCGCAGATTCTGGCGGGCGCCAAGGCGATGATCGCCGGTGTCACCAAAAGTGCTCAAGGGATGGGCGGCGCGCTGGCTTGGCCGGCGCTGCTGCGCAAACTCGATAAACAAGACCCGGGTTATAAACTCTAA